From the Prochlorococcus marinus str. AS9601 genome, the window TTAGGGTTCTCACCTATTCTTCTAGGATTATGACCTACTTTCTCTCTGCCTTCATTTACTTTTTCAGGGAAAACACCATCCTTGGGGTGTAAAAATTCAATATCGCCACCTGGGAAAATGCGGTAGATTTTAAAATCTTCAATTCTTGGTTTGAAAGCTCTTAATTGTGTCCCTAATGCAAGACATTGTTCTTTTCTAGCAAAGTACATTAAATTATCACCTTCATGCATTAAGGCCGCTCCGCCGGTAGGCAATTCAAATGCTTGTTCCTTGGAACTTTTCCATACAATTGCATATTTTTCTTCGGTTTCTGCTGAGTTTAATAAACCCCCAGTACTTCCTATATGCTTTGGAAATTGACCAACTAAAGTTTCAGTCATCCTAGATTTTGAGTTATTTCTAATAAGAAACTAGCATTCATATTTTGCAAAATTCAAAATTCATAGCAAATTTTCTACATTATTTAATATATGGAAAACTTGTTTCTCATTTTATTTTGAATCTGAAATCGGAAAAAATACTGTCAAACCTGTATCACGTCTTTGTGTAACATGCCCTCCTAGACTAGCTAACAACTTTTGAGTGGCATTTTGACTAAGTTGTAAACTTCCAGTTTGAGGGTTCCAATTTAAAACAGGGCCAATATCAGAACCGTTATCTTTTTTTAGATTTTCATTTTGATTGTTATCTAATTTTTGTACTTTGAGTTGAAGTTTGAGTTTTTGACCAGCTGGTCTTAATTCTAAAATTAATGTACTACCTTCTTTTAATCCTCTAGTATTTTTATCAATTAATCCTCTTAACATTAATTCTAATTTTTCAGAATCACTCAAAATTTGTGGAAGTTGTTTAGGGATATCTATCTTCAAAGAAATACCACGTCGGTTTAATTGTTTATTCCATAAAGGAGAAAGCTTTTTGAAAATTTCGGCTAAATTAATTTTCGCCAAGTTATTCAATGATGGCAATTCATTACCAACTAATTCTGCTGCATTAAAGATTAAACCAAACCTATCAATTTGTTCATTACATTCATTATCTATTTGAATTAAACGATTTCTCATTGATTCATCCATTTTATATTTTTTTAAAGTAGAACTTATTAAGGTTCTTATTGTTGTCAAAGGAGTTCTTACTTCATGAGATATTGCACGTAATAATTTTGCTTCAGTTATTTGCACATTTTTTTCATCATTATTCACAGAATTCTGTATATTGTGATTTGGCGTGAAATTTGCTAATTTTGCCGATAATATTGGCCAAAATAATTTTTCAAATTGATTATTAACATTAAGATTGCCTAAGTTATTAATTGCATTACGAAATTTTACTCCTTCCTCATAATTTTCTTGATTTAATTTTGCATGCATTAATTCAATTGAAAGTTTAAGGCTCTCTTCATCACACTTCATTAATAGAATTTTCTTATCTTTTTCTCCTACAATTGATAATACGCATTGAAAATTTGGAGTGATTATCATCAAAAAAGGTTCATAGCCATCTTCTTGACAAAGGTTTAAAACTTTATAATTACTAATTAAATCGAAATCGTTTTTTATCTTTTCTGAATTATTGACTGGTAAAAAACCTGCATTCTCATTTTGAAAGTATGGAAACCCCTCAGGAGACCAAAGCCATCCATGAAGTTGATTTAAAAATTTTTTATCATTAAAGGCTGGCAAAGGCGAGGCAACCCATATCCCCCCCTGTTTATAATTCTGATAAAGGAAATCTTTTTGAATAACTTCTAAAGAAGCCCACCACATTCTTCTGGATGTATCATCATCCACATATATTTTTTTAACTCCTTTAATCAAAAGCTCTTGAATTTTTTTTATGGTTATTTGTGATTTCATCAAATTCTTAGTGATCTAGAACGTTTTAATATAGATAAAACAAATCCAATGGATATAAAATTGGTCACCAATGACGTTCGACCATAGCTCATAAAAGGAAGGGGGATTCCAGTAACTGGTCCTAATCCAATAGTCATAAATAAGTTAATAATTATTTGGAACAAAAAAGTTGAGGCTATTCCAATAACAATTAGAGATTCAAAGTTAGTCCTGGCAATTGTTGCAGTATTAATAAGTTTTTTTATCAAAAAAAAGAACAAAAATAAAACTACTATGCACCCCACAAAACCCAATTCTTCGCCTAAAGCACTGAATATAAAATCAGTATGTTGTTCTGGTATAAATTGCAAATTAGTCAGCTTACCTTTTAGCAAACCAGTACCAAATAATCCTCCAGAACCAATTGCAATTTGACTCTGTATCAAATGATATCCACCACCTAATGGATCTCTATTTGGATCTAAAAATAAAACTAATCTATCTTTTTGATATTCTTTTAAGCCATATTGCCACAAAAATGGTGTCAATTTTGCCACTAATAAATGAAAAGAAATCGCGATAGCAGGAAAAATAATTTTCTTTCTCGAAGATCTATAAGCAAGATATCCTATAAATGGAATCCAGAAAACAAGAAGATTTGGTAAGGTCAAATACAATATAGAAGTGACAAGACAAAATACTAATAACAAAATCCACTCTATGGGCATTTGCGACCAGTAGAGCATCACACCTGTCAAAACAATTAAAACTAAAGAGGTACCTAAGTCCGGCTGAAAGAAAACCAATAACCAAGGAATAACTACTACTAATAAGGGCAAAATTAAGTCCCTTATTGTGCAAATTATTTTTTTGTCGAGTACTAAAGCAAGAGTTAATACAGTACTTAGTTTAGCTACTTCTGAAGGCTGAAAAGAAAAGATACCCAAGTTTAACCACCTTTGAGCTCCAGAAACTGATATCCCAAAGAAATATATTAGTAATAAGGATATTAAAGTACACAAATAAAATGGTACTAAGTACTTTCTTAGTCTCTCTAACGGTATATAAGAAATAAAAAATGCTAAAAAATAACCTAAAAAACCAGTAAAAATATGACTCAAATAATTCGATACTAAAAAATCACCCTGAATACTTTTTATTAATAAACCCGAAATAATAACCAAAAACAGAGGAATTATAAGTAGTGGAGAAAATAAAAAACCTCTCTTAAAGTTTTCTTTTTTTGGGAAAAATCCTCTCTTATTTAATAAAGAAATTCTCCTAAACATCAATTATCTATTAACAAATTGACTCTTAATTAATTGAGCTAAATTACTAAAAGCAATAGAACTATTTTTATTGGGCTGGCTTATTGATATTGGTACACCCCTATTGCTTTCATCAACGAGAGGCATTTCAATAGGAATTTGGGCTAATAATGGCAAATCATTTTCTTTAGCTAATATTTTACCTCCACCCTTACCAAAAATTTCATATTTTTTACTTGGCATATCCGGCGGAATAAATACTGACATATTTTCTACAATTCCCAGTAACGGCACTCCAAGTTGTTTGAACATTGCTAATCCCCTCCTTGCATCTTGCAAAGATACTTGTTGAGGAGTGGTGACAACAATAGCTCCAGTTATAGGAACAGATTGAGAAAGAGATATTTGAGCATCTCCCGTTCCTGGAGGCAAGTCAATAACCAGAAAATCAAGATTATTCCACTCAACTTGGTACAAAAATTGTCGAATAATACTATTAAGCATTGGTCCTCTCCATATAACTGGCTGACCTTCTTCTATGAGAAAACCCATGGATACCAATGAAATTCCATATTTATATATTGGTATTAACCTTTGATCACTGCCACTACCTTCTGTAACCTTTGGATTCTGTTCGGCAACTCCCATCATTGAGGGAGTATTAGGTCCATATATATCGGCATCCAGCAAACCAGTTTTTAAACCTAATTTAGCTAGAGAACAAGCGAGATTAACTGCAATGGTACTTTTTCCAACTCCACCTTTACCACTACTAACAGCTATGATATGCCGAATCCCATCAATCATCTGCAACTCAGGCACTTTACTTTGATTTTGAGATTCTGTTTTGGAAGGATTATTATCTATTTCTATTTGAACATCATTAATATCTTCAAAATCCAGTAGTACCCTTCTAACCTCTTGTACAATTCTATCTCTTTGAGAATTTGCAAACGATGGTAATGATAATGTTACGATTACTCTCGGTATAGTTACTCTTACATTTTTAATCCAAGCTAATTCAATTACATTTTTCTTTGATCCAGCATCTAGAACTTTTTGTAAAGCTAAATTCGCATCTTCTATTGTGGTCATTAAATTTTTAAATATTTTGACAAGGTAGTCGACTGTTTAAAAGATTAAGAACTATGTCGAACTATCAAATAATAGGCAATAAGGTCCCCCTAAGAGAAATTATAAAGAGAAACTTATAATTAACCAAAAAATTTTTTTTCTTCAAGATTTACTAAATACATGTTGAAAGAACCTCCTAAAAACTCGAGAGAAAAAACTAAAAATCTCTTATTAACTCTACAAGACAAAATTTGTTCAGGACTTGAAAATGTAGATGGAAAAGGAAAATTTACAGAGGAATCCTGGCTAAGAGACGAAGGTGGCGGTGGAAGATCTAGAGTATTGAAAAATGGTTCTATTTTTGAGCAAGCAGGCGTAAATTTCTCGGAAGTACAAGGAAAAGAATTACCTCAATCTATAATCTCTCAAAGGCCCGAAGCAAAAGGTCATGAATGGTTTGCTACGGGAACTTCTATGGTTTTGCATCCTAAGAATCCCTATATTCCCACAGTTCATCTGAATTATCGATATTTCGAAGCTGGTCCTGTTTGGTGGTTTGGAGGAGGTGCAGACTTAACCCCTTTTTATCCTTATCTTTCTGATGTAAGGAATTTTCATAATGAGCATAAAAAAGCTTGTGAGAAAGTTGATCAAGATTTGCATAAAGTTTTCAAACCATGGTGTGATGAATATTTCTTCTTGAAACATAGAAATGAATCTAGAGGTATAGGAGGTATTTTTTATGATTATCAAGATGGTTCAGGAAATATTTATAGAGGAAATAATAAAAATGGAGAAGCATCAAAAGCTTCACAAAATGTTGGCAGATCTAATTTAAATTGGGATAATTTATTTTCTTTAGCAGAAAACTGTGGGCAGGCATTCCTACCTTCATATTTGCCCATTATTGAAAAAAGAGCTTCTCAAAAATATTCACCGAAAGAAAGAGAATTCCAGCTATATCGAAGAGGTAGATATGTCGAATTCAATTTAGTTTGGGATAGAGGGACGATTTTTGGGCTACAAACAAATGGCAGAACTGAATCTATATTAATGTCCTTACCGCCTTTAGCTAGATGGGAATATGGATATAAAGCTAAAAATGGCTCTCGAGAGGAATTTCTCACATCAATTTTTACAAAACCCCAAGATTGGTTTAATGATAAAGAGTTAGAAAAATTCTGTATGGAGAATAATATTTTTGATTAAAAATTATCAAATAAAATTTTCAAGTATCTTAAATAGGTGTTTTAAATAAAGAACCGTCACTTTTCAATTGAAGTTTTTCTCCGAGTTCATTTTCTAAAGAGATTAATTCATCCCTATGGGCTCTAAGTCTCATAAAAGTTGAATCATTTTCATTTTCATTTAGCAACCTTAATTCAAATTTCTCCTCTCTAGCTGATTTTTTAAAGTAAACAATTCCAGACAAAGGGCCACCAATTAATCCCAAAAGAATAGGCCACCAACCTAATTCGGGATATATTTGAATAATTACTAATCCCAAAGCACAAGAACCAAAACCGCCAAGAAAACCTAAAAAAATTGCTAAAAATTTACTAGAAACAACTTGACCCTTAAATATTAAAATTCTTTGTTCAAAATCTCCTCCTGTTTGCTTCCATCCCCTCAAATTAAGCCATTCACATAAACCATTTAAAACCTTAATTGGCTTCTGAGAAGATGAAATCTCAACGATGGTTGTTCTATCTTTACTGGAAGCCCTAAGAAAAAAAAATAATCCTATGGCTAAGAGAATTGTCAGCAATAATGTAGAATTTAAGGAATATGACATTAAATAATTTTTTCTAGTAACTCGAGAATAAAAATTAAAGTTACATCTTATTATAATTTTTTAGAATTGTTCTGTAAAATATTCCCATTAGATAAAAATTCTTAATTAAATAAAATCTTAAGTAATATTCTAAATTTTAAATTACCTTAAAAACTTATTAAAAATGACTATTGAAAATAAAAATATTGATTTTCTTTATAGCGATTTAACAGTAGATTTATACAATCTTTACAAAAAATCATCGTACCTTGCTATTGACACTGAAGCAATGGGCTTAATTCATGGAAGAGATAGACTCTGTTTAGTACAAATATGCAATGAATTTAAAAGAACATCCTGTATAAAAATCGAACTTAATACGTCTTCATCACCTAATTTAAAAGCACTTCTTGAAGATGACAAAATTACTAAAATATTTCACTATGCGAGATTTGATGTAGCAGCTTTAAAATGCAATCTTGAAATTAATACAAAAAATATTTTTTGTACAAAAATTGCTAGTAAGTTGGCAAGAACTTATACAAATAAACACGGCTTAAAGGATTTAATTAATGAATTGTTAGGTATAGAACTGGACAAAAGCTCGCAAAGTAGTGATTGGGGTAGCAACGAAGATTTAACAAAAGATCAACTAGATTATGCAGCAAATGATGTTAGATATTTAATTGAAGCTATGCTTAAATTAAAAGTTATCTTAAAAAGAGAGAATAGATATGAATTAGCTCAAAAATGTTTCGAAACAGTTTCTGTACATGCTGATTTAGACATACTAAAATTCTCAAATATATTTGAACATTAAGAATCAATCTTCAGTTAAAAAATTATCTTCACCATCAAGAGTTTTCATAAGCTTATCAAGTATTCTTGAAGAACTTAGTTGATCTCCATCATTTTTTTGACAAATTTTTAAAACATTTTGAGCAACTTGTATTTTTTCTTGAATAGTTTTCGATCCTTCTTTTGCAAGTTGAATTTCTACTTTCTTTTTAGCAGAAGATAAGCTTATACTCATAAGTTTTGCAATCTCTGCACAAATTTTTAGATATTGCCGATCATTTATTGGATACATAAAAGAATTAATAATTAATAAGCTAGTGCCATTTACTAAGATAACAAATGAAGGTTTATGGTATCTACGATTTTCTTACTTGCTCCGGCTTCCCCCATTCTTTTTTTGCCTATTTTTGCTTGTTCTAACCTATAAACTTTTTTTTTCAAAAGTAAACTTAAACGTTTTAAAAGAATTTTTTTGTTCTTGCAAACTATAACACTACCGCCCAATAATCTTGATTGCCTTTTTGCAAATGATTTTGTGAATTGTGGTCCAGGTCCCGGTAGAGAGAGAGATGGAATTCCAAGGCCAGCAATTTGCTCTGTAGCAGTTCCTGCATTAGACAAGCCAACTTCTGCCATATTGGCCCATAAATTGAATTTACCTTTACCAATCACTACATATTGATCTTTCTTTTTCCATACTGAATCTTCATTAATTAGAAATTTAACTTTACTCTGTTTTATAAAACCATATTTATTTAAATAACTTTCAATTTGAATCACATTTGCATTAATACTCAAAGGCAAAAGAATAACCAAATCCTTTGATAAATGAAAATCTTGCAAACAATTTAGAAAATTATCAAGATTTTTAAGAGCTTCTGGATATCTACTTCCAACTAATAAAATAATCCTTTTAAAAGAAATAATATTTGATATTTTATCGTTTGTTTCATTAACAAAATCCATCATTGGATTACCCAAGTATTTTGCATCAATATTTTTCTTATTCAAATTATTAGCTGTAATTTTATCTCTCATAATTAAATTTTTACATCTTGGACATTTCATTAAAAACATTTCCCATGGATCCCATTCAGAACCTTTCAACTTATGATAAAAATCGCTTAAATCCCAACCTGGCCCACTACTCCAAGTATGATCGCTTTTAGGAGTTCCAATGAAACTAAATTCGCATTCTGAACTCCAAGCGTATAGTAATGGCAAGAAATCGCCTACTGCGATAATTTTGTAGTTATGTTTTGACTTCTGTTTTACAAGTAGAAAATTTCTTAAATTATCGATTAAAAATCCTGCAAACAAATCAAGCACAAATCCCTTCAGACTTTGATTACTAAAACCTCCACTAGGCAACTCTTTTAAAAATCCTATTTTACGAAAATTCTTTGATTTTATGGAATTAAATACATCTCCATTTCCTACTAAAGGCAAAACTTCGATACTTTTATATTTTATTTTTTTTAGTAATCTTTTTATTATTTCCGATGCGATTACATCTTCTCCATGGCCATTGCATATAAATAACAGAGAATGATGCCTCTTACTGTTAAGATCATAAGAAGACTTAATTGAATCTTTTTCGGCGGCATGGCCAAGTGGTAAGGCAGAGGATTGCAAATCCTTTATCCCCAGTTCGAATCTGGGTGCCGCCTTCTTCAATTTTGAAATCATTTTTACTGTTATCCTTTCCAGCACAGTAAGTTTTGAAAAACGATTATACATCAATAAGCAAATTTAGTTGACAGCAAGTATAAAGCGATTTTTATAGATTTTAAATCAACTAATACTAGTATCCTATTTCTGCCTAAAAAATCAAAATAATTAGACTTACAATAAAATTCTTAATTATTCACTAAAACCTTCTATTAATTCTTTAGTTGAATAAATACCCACAAAAGGAGCTGTAATCTCTTTTATTACACCAGTAGTTTTTCCAAAAAAACTACTTTTCACTGATATTAAATCGTCTTTTTTTAAATAAGGATTTCTTTTGGATCCTCTTTTTGCATTTGCAGAATAAGAAATATTTTTTTTAATAACTCTTCCATTGTTCGAGTACCTTATAAGAACAATTTTTCCCGAGAGAGGTTTTATCGGTCCAGTCAAATCAATAGCATCTGATAGGACAGCTTCAATGGGGAGTTTTACCACTCCAGTAGTTTCAACTCTACCAAAAAGACTTACTGTAATAAATTTTGGAGTAATACCAGATAAAATCGATTTTGGTATTTGATTTGTATTAGCTTTACTCAGTTTTGGAAAGAATAAACTATCTCCATCAAATATACGTATATCGTTAGTAGTATCTGATGAATTTATATAAGTACTAAAATCAATAATCGCTCTCTTTTTGCCTCCGCCTTTTCCAAGAGGTACATCTCTTATAATTTCAATTCTAGATAAATCAGTTAGTGAAGTTATGCCACCAGCTTTTCTAATTACATCAGAAATAGTAGTTAGATTTTCACTTGATCTTTTGACTTCTAAATCTTGTGAAGATTGATTATCTGATTGCAAATTTTGACTTAAATCTGATTGCTCATTGTAATTTTCTATCAATGAATCCAACTCAGAATTATCTTTTTTTTCTAAAGTTATCCTTGAAGGTGATGAATAAGCAGAAAATTTGTAAAAACCAGGATTCCTCAACTCACCTCTTGCTAATACTCTAATACTTTTAAATACTGCGATCTTTACTTTTATTTCTGGATCAATAAGAAAATCATCGTATCTTTTTTCTAATAAAGTTTTTAATTCAGACTTTGTTAGTCCTCTTACAAATGTTTCATCCAACATTGGTAAGAATAATTCTCCCTCTTCATTAACTGTATAAACTCCACTTAATTCAACCGCAGGATAAAATTCTAAAGAAATTGAATCGCCAGTATCAAAAATGTAATCCTCTAATTCATTTCTTGATTCTAAATATTCTATTTCTATTTGATTATTCTTTGAATTAGTAGAATTATTCGTATCTGCTTTAGATATATTAAATGTCAAAAATAATAAAAATACATTAAAAATTAAAAAAGGTTGAAATTTCCTTTTTAAAGAAAAAATTTCAGTTAATTTATTGTCAAAGACTTTTAGTAAAATCAACTTCTTAAAAAACTCAATTTAAGACAAAATCATATTCCTACTTTTCTATACTAATAGAAATATATTTATCCATACTCTCTTTTTTTATCATCTAAAGTCAATAGTTAAAACCTTTTAAACTTTTAAAAGTTTATTAGAAATCAATTTACACTGAATATTGTTTTTGTATTTTTCTAATTAATCCTTGCTGTCCAGAGTGCAATTTCGTATTCAATAAAAATCAAACAAAGTTATTAATAATGAGATTTATGGAAAGCAAACAGACAGCAAGTTACGGATAATATTTTAGAAGTTAGTAATAGCTTACTACTTTAAAAGATAAACCTTATTCGAATCTGGGTCCCCCCTGTTTTAATTTTTTTCACATTTAATAATGAAATTTTCGAAAATACTCAATCTTAAATAGACGGTAAAAAGTTTCAATTATTTATATAAAAATTTGAACTATTTTAGTAATCATTATCTGCTACACACATCCCTAAACATCTAACACCATTTGATGCAGTCCTTTTGCAATGATTACATAAAATAGGATCTTTCTCTGAAGAAGGGTTAATCTTTGAAATATTTATATTCTTAAAACTTATTAAATCTTGTGTTGAATCAAATAGAGCCATTCTAGGTATCATCACTTGAGTCGATACTAACAACAAGTGAAGCATTTGTGTTGGAAGAGGGTATATCCATGATTTTTACAGTTTCTTTAGGCTCATCAATAACTTGATTTTCTTCAGTACTCTCATCAACTGCACAAGCTTCAAGAGCCTCTCGAAGTAGTGAATCAAAAGTTGCACCTGGCAATCTATGTCTAGCAACCTCAAGAAAAGTTCTCGGTAGCGATTCGGATGCAGCATCTCGTAAAGCAGGATTATTTTTTCTATGTTCTTGTTCTTCCTCAATTGATTTAATAAACCTCAGTGTGACATCTCTTTTGGTAGATGCTTTTATCAGCGTATCGTTTTCAGGATTACTAACATTAGGCTCATTTTCAAGATCGCTAAGTCTTTTTTCCAAACTATTTAAAACTTCATTAGCTTCTTTACTAATATGCGCTAATTGACCATCCGACAAATTAGGTAAATCAGCAACAAAAACTTTCCCATGATCCCTTAGCGTCAAAAAAGTTGGTCTTGGACCCTGAGCCTGTCTACTCATTGATTCAGAATTATTACCTAATGGTCTTTTGGGAGGTGTAGGGCCAGCTGAACTACGTCTACGTGTAATTCTTTGATTATTTGCAAAGGGCATTGAATAAAAGGTTAAATCTTAATACTTAAACTTCCGATATAATTCGGCGGTAATTTTATTATATTACACCTAACTTTTTCATTTGGGTATAAAAAATAATTTTTTAAAACTCATTAAAAGAAGATAAAAAAATTTAAGTTAAAATTTCTGGCAAAAATTTACTAATCGTTGAATCATTTTTTCGAACTATCTTTCCAATTTCCCAACTATCTATTTCATTATCTTTACAGATATTTAATATCGGATCCTTAAATTGTTTATCAATAATTAAACAAAATCCTACTCCAAGATTGAAAGTATTCCAAAAATCTTTTTCAGGAATCGATCCTTTCTCTTTGAGGAATTTAAATATAATAGGTATTTCCCAAGAACCGGTATCTACATAAGGAATAAAATCAGAAGGCATACATCTTGGTAAATTTTCTGGAATTCCTCCCCCAGTAATATGAGACATTGCTTTAATTTCTATATTTTCAGTTAACATTTGGTTAATCACATTATTATAAATTTTTGTAGGTTTCAATAACTCATCATAAAAATTTAAGTGAAAAACTTTTTCAAATTCTTTATCTATTTGATTATTATTTTGAATAATTTTTCTTACTAAACTAAAGCCGTTACTATGAACTCCATTACTTTTTAAAGCAATTATTAAGTCATTTTCAGATACTTTTTTACCATTAATAAGCTTATCCTCATCAACTATTCCAACACAAAATCCTGCAAGATCATACTTATTTTTTGAATAAAATCCAGGCATCTCAGCAGTTTCTCCGCCGAGTAATGAACAGTTATTTTCTCCGCAGCCATGTGAAATTCCCTTAACAACCCTCAATAATTGATTCTTATCAAGTTTACCAGTAGCAATATAATCCAAAAAAAATAAAGGTTTTGCCCCACTTGTAATAATATCATTCATACACATAGCAACTAAATCAATACCAACCTCAAAGTGGAAGTTTTTACTTTGGGCTAATTCTAATTTTGTTCCAACACCATCAGTTCCTGAAACAAGAACTGGTTTTTTAAAACTATCGATAGGAATTCTAAACAAACCTCCAAACCCACCAATACCCTCAATCACATTAGATGTATGTGTTCCTTCAACTGCCTGTTTAATTTCGGAAACAAATTCTCGCCCAGCTTCTATATCAACACCTGATGTTTTGTAATCCATGAAATAAAAATGATAGACTTTCTCTATATAGATCTTCCTCCTAAGATTGATTTTGTCCAGTAATTATTTATCAAATAGATTTATTTTTTAAAAACAAAGTGAAGAAGTTAATCATAAGGAAAACTGAAGAAATAGAAAATTGGAGGAAAGATATA encodes:
- the purM gene encoding phosphoribosylformylglycinamidine cyclo-ligase, producing the protein MDYKTSGVDIEAGREFVSEIKQAVEGTHTSNVIEGIGGFGGLFRIPIDSFKKPVLVSGTDGVGTKLELAQSKNFHFEVGIDLVAMCMNDIITSGAKPLFFLDYIATGKLDKNQLLRVVKGISHGCGENNCSLLGGETAEMPGFYSKNKYDLAGFCVGIVDEDKLINGKKVSENDLIIALKSNGVHSNGFSLVRKIIQNNNQIDKEFEKVFHLNFYDELLKPTKIYNNVINQMLTENIEIKAMSHITGGGIPENLPRCMPSDFIPYVDTGSWEIPIIFKFLKEKGSIPEKDFWNTFNLGVGFCLIIDKQFKDPILNICKDNEIDSWEIGKIVRKNDSTISKFLPEILT